ACATTCCTACCCCACATAACTGCTTTAACAATGCTTGAGAAGTTGTCGTCTGTGAGAATAATGTCAGAAGCTTCCTTAGCTACATCTGTTCCAGCAATACCCATTGCAAAGCCAACATCAGCCTTTTTTAAAGCAGGTCCATCATTAGTACCGTCACCAGTCACAGCTACGACATGCCTTTGTTCGGTGATGTCGCTGTTAATGATCCCTTCTACCAAGACGTATTTGTCAGCTGGTGAGGACCTTGCAAGCACACGAAGCCGAGGCCAGACCTGGTCGAGCAGCTCTTGCTTAATCACTCCATCAGGACTCCGTATTCGTTGGTTAAATTCTTTTCCTTCCAAACATATAAAGTTATCCTCAAGTTGCAAGATGCCACATTTTACAGCTACTGCACGAGCGGTGTCAATGTTATCCCCAGTGATCATACGCACAACAATGCCAGCATTCTGGCATTTTCTTATTGCAGCAGGAACTTCAGGTCTCACTGGATCTTCAATACCTACAATTGTGATGCATGTCAAGTCCTTGATAATGTCATCCTCATTGTCCCATGTTGGTTCTGAATGGAAAGTTGAGAAATCTCTGAAAGCTAGACATATTGTTCTGAGCCCCTCAGAGGCCATTGGTACAATGACATTTCTTACCGTGTTGTCCTTGTCTTTTTGTGTGAAAGGTACAGCCTCCCCAGTGCTATTCAATATTCTGCAGCATTTGTGAAGGATTATTTCAGAAGCACCTTTGGTGAACATCTGATAACTACCATTAGCGTTTCTCAAAACTGTGCTCATAGATTTTCTGTCAGAATTGAAGGTGTACACTTTAAACAGTGCATCCTCTGGTATGTTAGTCCTTACAGACTCATAATCCTGTTTTAATGCCACAAGAAAGCCCAGCAAAGCACATTCAGTTTTATTGCCAATATGACGGGGGAGGCCTCCACTTTTTTCAGGAGGCATTATTTTAGAAGTATAAGCACAGTTTACAGAGATTCCTTTCAGCAGATAATTCATAATAGCTGGATGAATTAAATGGGGCGAAGGAATAACTTTATAATGTGTGCCACCAATAAAGGCCTGGACGACTGCCATTCTGTTCATGGTTAAAGTTCCTGTTTTATCTGAGCAAATTGCTGTTGCATTACCCATAGTCTCACAGGCATCCAAATGTCGCACTAGGTTATTATCTTTCATCATTTTCTTCACAGAGTAGGCAAGTGAGATTGTGACAGCAAGTGGAAGGCCTTCTGGCACTGCTACAACCAAGATAGTTACTCCAATTATGAAGAACTGCACCATATATTGTATATAAATTGGTGTGCATTCAACAGTCCAAATACGCTTCTCAATAACAAAATTTTTAATTATAAAAGAGCCTATTAGGACGGAAACTGTGATTATAGACATTACCAGCCCTGCTTTGCCAATCTGAACGGCTAATCGTGTGAGTTTTGCTTGAAgaacagatttttcttttttgtgcatAGTTTTTTGCTCCTTTTCCTTTGCTTGGTTTGCAGAAGCTGCGTCCTCCTTTCCTGTGGCCGCAGAACTTTGCCCTTTTGCTTCCTTGCTTTTCTCAGGGGACTCATCTGCTTTTTTGAGCTTGTTgccattttgctttgttttctcaTTGTCCTCCCCCACTCCAAGTAAAGTGAGGATAATCCCTGTTTGTGAGTTTACACCTACGGCTGTGATGACCATTCTTCCAGAGCCTTCCATCACGTGGGTACCTGAAAGCAATATGGGATCCTCTGTCAAAGACTTCTTGACAAGATCCGATTCTCCTGTGAGGGAGCTCTCATCA
This window of the Euleptes europaea isolate rEulEur1 chromosome 5, rEulEur1.hap1, whole genome shotgun sequence genome carries:
- the LOC130478373 gene encoding plasma membrane calcium-transporting ATPase 1-like yields the protein MGSPDRSKPVRAEPLQSWCDTNNGNFKITVPQLCSLMELRTKDAVDAIKENYGEVHRLCTLLKTSPTDGIMGSQPEIALRKSVFGKNFIPPKKPLTFLELVWEALQDMTLCILEIAAIISLGLSFYRPPGRKTAACRIGDAAEEEEEEEAGEPEWIEGAAILLSVVCVVLVTAFNDWSKEKQFRGLQHRIESEQKFTVIRAGQVIQVPVSELVVGDVAQIKYGDLLPADGILLQGHDLKIDESSLTGESDLVKKSLTEDPILLSGTHVMEGSGRMVITAVGVNSQTGIILTLLGVGEDNEKTKQNGNKLKKADESPEKSKEAKGQSSAATGKEDAASANQAKEKEQKTMHKKEKSVLQAKLTRLAVQIGKAGLVMSIITVSVLIGSFIIKNFVIEKRIWTVECTPIYIQYMVQFFIIGVTILVVAVPEGLPLAVTISLAYSVKKMMKDNNLVRHLDACETMGNATAICSDKTGTLTMNRMAVVQAFIGGTHYKVIPSPHLIHPAIMNYLLKGISVNCAYTSKIMPPEKSGGLPRHIGNKTECALLGFLVALKQDYESVRTNIPEDALFKVYTFNSDRKSMSTVLRNANGSYQMFTKGASEIILHKCCRILNSTGEAVPFTQKDKDNTVRNVIVPMASEGLRTICLAFRDFSTFHSEPTWDNEDDIIKDLTCITIVGIEDPVRPEVPAAIRKCQNAGIVVRMITGDNIDTARAVAVKCGILQLEDNFICLEGKEFNQRIRSPDGVIKQELLDQVWPRLRVLARSSPADKYVLVEGIINSDITEQRHVVAVTGDGTNDGPALKKADVGFAMGIAGTDVAKEASDIILTDDNFSSIVKAVMWGRNVYDSISKFLQFQLTVNIVAVIVAFTGACITQNSPLKAVQMLWVNLIMDTLASLALATEKPTEALLKRKPYGRNKPLISRTMLKNILCHAFYQLAVVFGLLFAGEKWFDIESGRSAPIHAPASQHYTIIFNTFVMMQIFNEINARKIHGERNVFEGIFTNTIFCCIVMGTLIIQITIVQIGGKPFNCTELSLDQWLWSVFLGVGTLLWGQLIISIPNRYLLCLREVGEGPPKEEMIKALQAEDSAEIDYGEHELNHSQILWFRGLSRIQTQSRVVKAFHASLYNELDSTSSNKTI